A region from the Arachis ipaensis cultivar K30076 chromosome B01, Araip1.1, whole genome shotgun sequence genome encodes:
- the LOC107624884 gene encoding cell differentiation protein RCD1 homolog isoform X2 — MTNLPPSLSMNAAFGGSGAAPPPSPGGSSQSSPGGTKDRKMASAEQLVLELSNPDLRENALLELSKEIVSIYPVLSPPNLTPAQSNRVCNALALLQCVASHPDTRMLFLNAHIPLYLYPFLNTTSKSRPFEYLRLTSLGVIGALVKVDDTEVISFLLSTEIIPLCLRTMEMGSELSKTVATFIVQKILLDDVGLDYICTTAERFFAVGRVLGNMVAALAEQPSSRLLKHIIRCYLRLSDNPRACDALRSCLPDMLRDATFSNCLREDLTTRRWLQQLLQNVGVSRVPTLQAGGGFDHMMVT, encoded by the exons ATGACAAATTTGCCCCCGTCATTATCAATGAACGCAGCCTTTGGCGGCAGCGGTGCTGCTCCTCCGCCTTCTCCCGGTGGCTCCTCCCAGAGCTCCCCCGGAGGCACCAAGGATCGTAAGATGGCCTCCGCCGAGCAGCTTGTCCTCGAGCTCAGCAACCCCGACCTCCGTGAAAACGCTCTACTCGAACTCTCCAAG gAAATAGTTTCAATATACCCTGTTCTTTCTCCACCAAATCTTACTCCAGCACAATCTAATCGTGTGTGCAATGCACTTGCTCTTCTTCAG TGTGTGGCATCACACCCTGATACAAGGATGTTGTTCCTCAATG CTCATATACCTCTATATCTGTATCCCTTCCTTAATACAACAAGCAAATCAAGACCATTCGAGTACTTGAGACTCACCAGTCTTGGCGTCATTGGTGCTTTGGTGAAG GTTGATGATACGGAAGTCATAAGTTTCCTTCTTTCAACTGAGATAATTCCATTGTGCCTGCGCACCATGGAAATGGGCAGTGAACTATCAAAAACA GTTGCAACTTTCATTGTTCAGAAAATCCTATTGGACGACGTGGGCTTGGATTATATTTGCACTACAGCAGAGCGTTTTTTTGCAGTAGGTCGAGTTTTGGGAAACATGGTGGCAGCTCTTGCTGAGCAGCCTTCATCTCGTTTGTTGAAGCATATCATCCGATGCTATCTTCGCCTATCAGATAATCCAAG GGCTTGTGATGCATTAAGAAGTTGTCTTCCAGACATGTTAAGAGATGCTACTTTCAGCAACTGCCTTCGT GAGGACCTTACAACCAGGAGGTGGCTGCAACAATTGCTTCAGAATGTTGGTGTGAGTCGGGTGCCCACTCTGCAAGCCGGAGGCGGCTTCGACCATATGATGGTGACATGA
- the LOC107624884 gene encoding cell differentiation protein RCD1 homolog isoform X1: MTNLPPSLSMNAAFGGSGAAPPPSPGGSSQSSPGGTKDRKMASAEQLVLELSNPDLRENALLELSKKRELFQDLAPLLWNSFGTIAALLQEIVSIYPVLSPPNLTPAQSNRVCNALALLQCVASHPDTRMLFLNAHIPLYLYPFLNTTSKSRPFEYLRLTSLGVIGALVKVDDTEVISFLLSTEIIPLCLRTMEMGSELSKTVATFIVQKILLDDVGLDYICTTAERFFAVGRVLGNMVAALAEQPSSRLLKHIIRCYLRLSDNPRACDALRSCLPDMLRDATFSNCLREDLTTRRWLQQLLQNVGVSRVPTLQAGGGFDHMMVT; the protein is encoded by the exons ATGACAAATTTGCCCCCGTCATTATCAATGAACGCAGCCTTTGGCGGCAGCGGTGCTGCTCCTCCGCCTTCTCCCGGTGGCTCCTCCCAGAGCTCCCCCGGAGGCACCAAGGATCGTAAGATGGCCTCCGCCGAGCAGCTTGTCCTCGAGCTCAGCAACCCCGACCTCCGTGAAAACGCTCTACTCGAACTCTCCAAG aagagagaATTATTTCAAGATCTTGCTCCATTATTATGGAATTCATTTGGTACTATTGCTGCACTTTTGCAG gAAATAGTTTCAATATACCCTGTTCTTTCTCCACCAAATCTTACTCCAGCACAATCTAATCGTGTGTGCAATGCACTTGCTCTTCTTCAG TGTGTGGCATCACACCCTGATACAAGGATGTTGTTCCTCAATG CTCATATACCTCTATATCTGTATCCCTTCCTTAATACAACAAGCAAATCAAGACCATTCGAGTACTTGAGACTCACCAGTCTTGGCGTCATTGGTGCTTTGGTGAAG GTTGATGATACGGAAGTCATAAGTTTCCTTCTTTCAACTGAGATAATTCCATTGTGCCTGCGCACCATGGAAATGGGCAGTGAACTATCAAAAACA GTTGCAACTTTCATTGTTCAGAAAATCCTATTGGACGACGTGGGCTTGGATTATATTTGCACTACAGCAGAGCGTTTTTTTGCAGTAGGTCGAGTTTTGGGAAACATGGTGGCAGCTCTTGCTGAGCAGCCTTCATCTCGTTTGTTGAAGCATATCATCCGATGCTATCTTCGCCTATCAGATAATCCAAG GGCTTGTGATGCATTAAGAAGTTGTCTTCCAGACATGTTAAGAGATGCTACTTTCAGCAACTGCCTTCGT GAGGACCTTACAACCAGGAGGTGGCTGCAACAATTGCTTCAGAATGTTGGTGTGAGTCGGGTGCCCACTCTGCAAGCCGGAGGCGGCTTCGACCATATGATGGTGACATGA